A genome region from Pseudomonas anguilliseptica includes the following:
- a CDS encoding DUF4124 domain-containing protein — translation MHGLHCAAFCAILLCPLPTLSSTVFRCEDAKGHITFTRQGCPDEHSQSLQQAYNPTPGSGKPVPLAKPHKASRESKKKDQHKLTVIGTKQDGCGNHLSSSSERRAAIIKQQIRLGMSRSDVESSLGKPDKVTEQNGQTRYVYQGKKGNKRNVSFDEAGCVKGKAKRKSASKK, via the coding sequence ATGCATGGACTGCACTGCGCAGCTTTCTGCGCCATTCTGCTTTGCCCCCTACCCACACTCAGCTCAACCGTATTTCGCTGTGAAGACGCCAAAGGCCACATCACATTCACCCGACAAGGTTGCCCCGACGAACACAGCCAAAGTCTGCAACAGGCCTACAACCCCACACCCGGCAGCGGCAAACCAGTGCCATTGGCCAAACCGCACAAGGCCAGCCGCGAGAGCAAGAAGAAAGATCAACACAAGCTGACAGTGATCGGCACTAAGCAGGACGGCTGCGGCAATCACCTCAGCAGCAGCAGCGAGCGGCGCGCCGCCATCATCAAGCAGCAGATACGCCTGGGCATGAGCCGCAGCGACGTCGAGAGCAGCCTCGGCAAGCCTGACAAGGTCACCGAACAGAACGGCCAGACGCGCTACGTTTACCAGGGCAAGAAAGGCAACAAGCGCAACGTCAGCTTCGATGAAGCCGGCTGCGTCAAAGGCAAGGCCAAACGAAAATCGGCGAGTAAAAAATGA
- the mgtE gene encoding magnesium transporter: protein MTEVEAKKPQESLQNRLAQVVELLHRHKLVEDLTHRQEGQHHDRVESLVHRQNLAELQRKLDELHSADVAHILEALPLDDRLTVWQLVKVERDGDILLEVSDAVRETLLADMDDHEILAAARDMDADELADLASELPRDVVHELMESLDAQQRERVRSALSYEEGQVGALMDFEMVTIREDVSLEVVLRYLRRLKELPGHTDKLFVVDYDGVLKGVLPVKRLLVNDPEKLVSEVMATDPVSFHPDEDGYDAAQAFERYDLISSPVVDKNGKLIGRLTIDEMVDLIREESESEVLNMAGLREEEDIFASVWKSLRNRWAWLAINLVTAFMASRVIGLFEDSIEKLVALAALMPIVAGIGGNSGNQTITMIVRAMALDQVSTGNTSRLIRKELGVGLVNGIVWGGVIGVVAYLLYDSWSLGVVMTAAMVLNLLLAALMGVLIPMTLVRMGRDPALGASVMITAVTDSGGFFIFLGLASLFLL from the coding sequence ATGACTGAAGTAGAAGCAAAAAAGCCGCAAGAAAGCCTGCAAAATCGCCTGGCCCAGGTGGTCGAGCTGTTGCATCGGCACAAGCTGGTCGAAGACCTGACTCATCGTCAGGAAGGCCAGCATCACGACCGGGTGGAAAGCCTGGTGCATCGGCAGAACCTCGCCGAATTGCAGCGCAAGCTCGATGAGCTGCACTCCGCCGACGTTGCCCATATTCTCGAAGCCTTGCCGCTTGATGACCGCCTGACGGTCTGGCAGCTGGTCAAGGTTGAGCGCGACGGCGACATCCTCCTCGAAGTGTCTGACGCGGTGCGTGAAACCCTGCTTGCGGACATGGATGACCATGAAATTCTTGCGGCCGCGAGGGACATGGATGCCGACGAGCTGGCCGACCTGGCCTCCGAGCTGCCGCGCGATGTCGTGCATGAGCTGATGGAAAGCCTTGATGCGCAGCAGCGTGAGCGTGTGCGCTCGGCGTTGTCCTACGAGGAGGGTCAGGTCGGTGCGCTGATGGACTTCGAGATGGTCACCATCCGCGAAGATGTCAGCCTGGAGGTGGTGTTGCGCTACCTGCGCCGCCTCAAGGAGCTGCCGGGGCACACCGACAAACTGTTTGTGGTCGATTACGACGGTGTGCTCAAGGGCGTGCTGCCGGTCAAGCGCCTGCTGGTCAATGACCCGGAGAAGCTGGTCAGCGAAGTCATGGCCACTGATCCGGTAAGTTTTCACCCGGATGAAGACGGCTACGACGCTGCACAGGCGTTCGAGCGTTATGACCTGATCTCTTCGCCCGTGGTGGACAAGAACGGCAAGTTGATTGGCCGTTTGACCATCGATGAGATGGTCGATCTGATCCGTGAGGAAAGCGAAAGCGAAGTCCTCAATATGGCCGGTCTGCGCGAGGAGGAGGACATCTTTGCCTCGGTGTGGAAATCCCTGCGCAACCGTTGGGCCTGGTTGGCGATCAACCTAGTTACTGCCTTTATGGCGTCGAGGGTGATTGGCCTGTTCGAAGACTCCATCGAGAAGCTGGTCGCCCTGGCTGCGCTGATGCCGATTGTTGCGGGCATAGGTGGCAACTCGGGTAACCAGACCATCACCATGATCGTGCGCGCCATGGCGCTGGATCAGGTCAGCACCGGCAATACCTCGCGGCTGATTCGCAAGGAGCTGGGTGTGGGGTTGGTCAACGGTATCGTCTGGGGTGGGGTGATCGGCGTGGTGGCCTACCTGCTCTATGACAGCTGGTCGCTGGGCGTGGTGATGACGGCTGCGATGGTGCTGAACCTGCTGCTGGCGGCGCTGATGGGGGTACTGATCCCTATGACGCTGGTGCGTATGGGGCGTGACCCAGCCTTGGGCGCCAGTGTGATGATCACGGCGGTGACCGATAGTGGTGGTTTCTTTATCTTCCTCGGTTTGGCCAGTTTGTTCCTGCTCTAG
- a CDS encoding OadG family protein produces the protein MTPSELLLEGVELMLFGLGTVFLFLMLLVLMIRVMSWVIECFAAKTPIPVSVPSAVKPASDEPSADVLAAIQSAIHQHRARRG, from the coding sequence ATGACCCCTAGTGAACTCCTCCTCGAGGGTGTCGAGCTCATGCTGTTCGGCCTGGGCACCGTATTCCTATTCCTGATGCTATTGGTGCTGATGATCCGCGTGATGTCGTGGGTTATCGAGTGCTTTGCCGCGAAAACACCCATTCCCGTATCTGTGCCATCAGCAGTCAAGCCGGCCTCCGACGAGCCGAGCGCTGATGTGCTAGCCGCTATCCAATCCGCTATTCACCAGCACCGCGCCCGCCGCGGGTGA